A region of Halosolutus amylolyticus DNA encodes the following proteins:
- a CDS encoding universal stress protein has product MDASEPFTVDTVLAPVDGSDESATAVEYAVAVADRYDATVHVLYVLGRGVVQGMDAGTVDETDVADTTQDFFDEISAVADDRGVPLSTAVDDGFSQTRKTRHPGNVVLDTADAIDADFIVLPREPVTGTSAEVLEKAAEYVLSYASQPVLSV; this is encoded by the coding sequence ATGGACGCCAGCGAGCCGTTCACCGTCGACACCGTTCTCGCACCGGTCGACGGGAGCGACGAGTCAGCTACCGCCGTCGAGTACGCCGTCGCCGTCGCCGATCGCTACGACGCCACCGTCCACGTGCTGTACGTGCTCGGTCGCGGCGTCGTCCAGGGGATGGACGCCGGGACGGTCGACGAGACGGACGTAGCCGATACCACCCAGGACTTCTTCGACGAGATCAGTGCCGTCGCGGACGATCGCGGCGTCCCGCTGTCGACCGCCGTCGACGACGGCTTCTCCCAGACGCGAAAGACGCGCCACCCCGGCAACGTCGTCCTGGACACCGCCGACGCGATCGACGCCGACTTCATCGTCCTCCCGCGCGAACCGGTAACCGGGACCTCCGCGGAGGTCCTCGAGAAGGCCGCCGAGTACGTCCTCTCGTACGCGAGCCAGCCAGTACTCTCCGTTTGA
- a CDS encoding DUF5787 family protein, whose translation MSEFAFELALCAALEERREGIVARQLGGSVAEPGGRILDVVCVDPGPAFADRVALTGETIPDAAIESAVGPGRARYWKDAFDCHPAQARRATERALEIGFFERERRRGRDYVRQVARYPDWYDRLVGIENKPDLGRPGDLEAQLRTDVSLALVDAVILATESYVTRAHLNRIPAAVGVWRVHRDDRGTTAEAGDGVPAGGDPVVEIEVVREPRPLPVDEPGIEPIEFHPGRTDVAVVSPAEKARARRRITERAYGKGWRTYAFPACESCQPTTDAGATVPYCAWNGRVVDAGSECGPSCPGYEADSPPAVDLDDERSRRTRWVRDPDGRRRRQSGLDRFG comes from the coding sequence GTGTCCGAGTTCGCGTTCGAACTCGCGCTGTGTGCCGCGCTCGAGGAGCGACGGGAGGGGATCGTCGCCCGGCAACTCGGCGGGAGCGTCGCAGAGCCCGGGGGTCGGATTCTCGACGTCGTCTGCGTCGATCCCGGTCCCGCGTTCGCCGATCGGGTCGCCCTCACGGGCGAGACGATCCCCGACGCCGCGATCGAGTCCGCCGTCGGCCCCGGCCGGGCGCGCTACTGGAAAGACGCCTTCGACTGCCACCCGGCACAGGCCCGGCGAGCCACCGAGCGAGCCCTCGAGATCGGCTTCTTCGAACGCGAACGCCGGCGCGGTCGCGACTACGTCCGCCAGGTCGCCCGCTATCCCGACTGGTACGATCGCCTCGTCGGGATCGAGAACAAACCGGACCTCGGTCGACCCGGCGACCTCGAAGCGCAACTCCGGACCGACGTCAGCCTCGCGCTGGTCGACGCGGTGATCCTCGCGACCGAGAGCTACGTCACGCGCGCCCACCTGAACCGCATTCCGGCCGCGGTCGGCGTCTGGCGAGTCCACCGCGACGATCGTGGTACGACGGCCGAGGCGGGCGACGGCGTTCCCGCTGGCGGCGATCCCGTCGTCGAGATCGAGGTCGTCCGCGAACCGAGGCCGTTGCCCGTCGACGAACCGGGGATCGAACCGATCGAGTTCCACCCTGGCCGGACGGACGTGGCGGTCGTCTCCCCCGCCGAGAAGGCGCGAGCGCGCCGCCGGATCACCGAACGCGCCTACGGGAAAGGGTGGCGAACGTACGCGTTCCCGGCCTGTGAGTCCTGCCAGCCGACGACCGACGCCGGTGCGACCGTGCCCTACTGCGCGTGGAACGGGCGCGTCGTCGACGCCGGGTCCGAGTGCGGGCCGTCGTGTCCGGGGTACGAGGCCGACTCTCCGCCGGCGGTCGACCTCGACGACGAACGATCGCGACGAACCCGATGGGTGCGCGATCCGGACGGGAGACGTCGCCGACAGTCCGGCCTCGATCGATTCGGGTGA
- a CDS encoding winged helix-turn-helix domain-containing protein has translation MSRSDVATEGESPLECTDCLDPADAFALVGNETRLSILEALWAADAECVSFSDLRREVGMRDSAQFNYHLQKLTGHFVTQTDDGYTFKHAGEKVVRSVIAGSFTEDPSIEPFPVEGSCYACDGPLEASYEDEQFTIRCQACGQRHGEYGFPPGGLNDRTREELADAFDQRVRHLHCLAADGVCPECNGRMETRIVEDGSCCLGVGLRVDHECAQCEHTLCSAVGLRLLDHSDVVSFHRERGVSLDERPYWTLPWCVSDEYTRVSDRDPLRLEVQIPLAGDELQVTMDEDLTVLETRVDEA, from the coding sequence ATGAGTCGATCGGACGTCGCGACCGAGGGCGAGAGCCCGCTCGAGTGTACGGACTGTCTCGATCCCGCCGACGCGTTCGCGCTCGTCGGCAACGAGACGCGGTTGTCGATCCTCGAGGCGCTGTGGGCGGCAGACGCGGAGTGTGTCTCCTTCTCGGACCTGCGACGCGAGGTGGGGATGCGGGATTCGGCGCAGTTCAACTACCACCTCCAGAAGCTGACCGGACACTTCGTCACGCAGACGGACGACGGATACACGTTCAAACACGCCGGCGAGAAGGTCGTCCGCTCGGTGATCGCGGGTTCGTTCACCGAGGATCCCTCGATCGAGCCGTTCCCGGTCGAGGGGAGCTGTTACGCCTGTGACGGCCCCCTCGAGGCGAGCTACGAGGACGAACAGTTCACGATCCGGTGCCAGGCGTGTGGCCAGCGCCATGGCGAGTACGGGTTCCCGCCCGGCGGACTGAACGATCGGACGCGCGAGGAACTCGCCGACGCCTTCGACCAGCGGGTTCGACACCTGCACTGCCTGGCGGCCGACGGCGTCTGTCCGGAGTGCAACGGCCGGATGGAGACCCGGATCGTCGAGGACGGTTCGTGCTGTCTCGGCGTCGGCCTTCGCGTCGACCACGAGTGCGCACAGTGTGAACATACGCTCTGTTCGGCCGTTGGCCTGCGCCTGCTCGACCACTCCGACGTCGTCAGTTTCCACCGTGAACGCGGGGTTTCCCTCGACGAGCGTCCCTACTGGACGCTCCCGTGGTGCGTCTCGGACGAGTACACGCGCGTCTCCGATCGCGACCCGCTCCGACTCGAGGTGCAGATTCCGCTGGCGGGCGACGAACTGCAGGTGACGATGGACGAGGACCTCACCGTTCTCGAGACGCGAGTCGACGAGGCCTGA
- a CDS encoding universal stress protein, with translation MFDTVVVATDGSESVKRAVDVAFDLAGRFEAEVHALSVVDASEVDASPQQLREELRTALETTADAALATVEERADREVTTAVREGRPAAEICEYAREIDADLIVTGTRGRHGENRLLLGSVAERIVRTSPVPVLTVRQLEPADEDAADGAAADA, from the coding sequence ATGTTCGATACGGTCGTCGTCGCAACGGACGGCTCCGAGAGCGTAAAACGGGCCGTCGACGTCGCGTTCGATCTCGCGGGCCGCTTCGAGGCCGAGGTCCACGCCCTCTCGGTCGTCGACGCGAGCGAGGTCGACGCCTCGCCCCAGCAACTGCGCGAGGAACTGCGGACCGCGCTCGAGACCACCGCCGACGCCGCGCTCGCGACGGTCGAGGAGCGAGCCGATCGGGAGGTGACGACCGCCGTCCGGGAGGGCCGACCCGCGGCCGAGATCTGTGAGTACGCGCGGGAGATCGACGCCGACCTGATCGTGACCGGAACCCGCGGTCGCCACGGTGAGAACCGCCTCCTGCTCGGGAGCGTCGCCGAACGGATCGTCCGGACCTCGCCAGTCCCCGTCCTGACGGTCCGGCAACTCGAACCCGCGGACGAGGACGCTGCCGACGGGGCGGCCGCCGACGCCTGA
- a CDS encoding GNAT family N-acetyltransferase, translated as MPGSRQYPDDPSGPFPSPPTTFEDGDGRSIEVRALEVEEGLDDVVDMYVQFDPADRAQGIPPTGEQRIRNWLEAIGEDSVTVVARHDGDVIGHAMLVPDADDPSLIEENDDVEWELAIFVLQEYQRAGIGTVLLENLLGHASDRGIDRVWLTVERWNNPAIALYRRVGFEATGTESFEQEMAILLD; from the coding sequence ATGCCTGGTTCGCGTCAGTACCCCGACGACCCGTCGGGTCCGTTCCCCTCGCCGCCGACGACGTTCGAGGACGGCGACGGCCGATCGATCGAGGTCCGCGCCCTCGAGGTCGAGGAGGGCCTCGACGACGTCGTCGACATGTACGTCCAGTTCGATCCGGCCGACCGCGCACAGGGGATTCCGCCGACCGGCGAACAGCGCATCCGAAACTGGCTCGAGGCGATCGGCGAGGATAGCGTCACCGTCGTCGCGCGCCACGACGGCGACGTGATCGGCCACGCGATGCTCGTCCCCGACGCCGACGATCCGTCCCTGATCGAGGAGAACGACGACGTCGAGTGGGAACTCGCGATCTTCGTCCTCCAGGAGTACCAGCGGGCCGGGATCGGCACCGTCCTCCTCGAGAACCTGCTCGGCCACGCCAGCGACCGCGGCATCGATCGCGTCTGGCTCACCGTCGAACGCTGGAACAACCCGGCGATCGCGCTCTACCGGCGCGTCGGCTTCGAGGCGACCGGCACCGAGAGCTTCGAGCAGGAGATGGCGATCCTGCTCGACTGA
- a CDS encoding alpha-amylase family glycosyl hydrolase — MNRRTFITTLAAATTASAFGTPASADHRTDAASIDLESGDGSHHPGPPRFLHANEAIADPLGHETETRDSLAPWNPDGDATYSWSIVDAPDGADPDLSGDDVVAFDPDEPGEYRLELEAPDGTHELTVRVYPDDTEDDPRPRVDLDAEVVGGQVLLNATASEPEREDVIGSDLDVEFVVDDRHRDRLGGLDGPISAADIDDRVRVHAVAVGTRHSVPDAIDLVPDGDSITVEHPYDVPDWAEDAVVYEIFTRRFPDQDDPTFDTIADRVAHMADLGVDAVWMTPFVETDRGFGTPPEEGGPHGYHTVDYFSTDPDLGTMEDFEALVEECHEHDIKVIFDLVINHTADSHPFFEAATDPDNPDHEKYVDWYRWTDRDALEAEFYFGWGGIPNLNYDNPEVRQFCLEVIDYWVEKVDGIRADVGWGVPKGFWQEMYDRIKRHDPEFLLLDETMPYDVEYAGGLFDVHYDNHLHAALGDAADGNPESILDAVERRRQEGAPDHALFLQYIENHDTDRFLASHDAESQRAAAAATFTLPGVPMLYYGQETGLYDWREAMNWGEFDEYVLDFYDRLVDLYHDHPAFGARGRLERIDYESEEDGALAYARYDPDTDRRAVVFLNFETGPQTITVGDYVHEENLLSDSPANIEYDEETGTAAVTVGTAVVLEADEPEEFVLSSDALVEWPSEEGTDHGPGSYTYPETDEIPEGEFDLASVTIEEGDGHYRIAYEFQNELSDPWNGPLGFSHPMMQVYFRNPDGEAGTTEARTGVNAEFEAAYHHRVVADGFVDEFQPRVEDAEGTHVSDVELHYDRTQDPRTIRMTVPDDGLDYLPEGEGMALVFSMDGYGEGRIRQVGTDGGDWSFGGANGSDAPNVIDMVTPGNIDQSEALAHSVDEVATIPFAPIGDDVATDPDEETADETDEGSSAIPGFGVAAGAAGVAGGAAYAASNALGDADESDADGSDAADETE, encoded by the coding sequence GTGAACCGACGAACGTTCATCACGACGCTCGCCGCCGCGACGACGGCTTCGGCCTTCGGAACGCCGGCGAGTGCCGATCACCGGACAGACGCGGCGTCGATCGATCTCGAGAGCGGCGACGGCTCCCACCACCCGGGCCCGCCCCGCTTTCTGCACGCGAACGAGGCGATCGCCGACCCGCTCGGTCACGAGACGGAGACGCGGGACAGCCTCGCGCCCTGGAATCCGGACGGGGACGCGACCTACTCGTGGTCGATCGTCGACGCACCGGACGGGGCGGACCCCGACCTCTCGGGCGACGACGTCGTCGCGTTCGATCCCGACGAACCCGGTGAGTACCGCCTCGAACTCGAGGCTCCCGACGGCACCCACGAACTCACGGTTCGGGTCTACCCGGACGATACCGAGGACGATCCGCGTCCGCGCGTCGACCTCGACGCCGAGGTCGTGGGCGGGCAGGTGCTGTTGAACGCTACGGCGAGCGAACCGGAACGGGAGGACGTCATCGGGAGCGACCTCGACGTGGAGTTCGTCGTCGACGATCGCCACCGCGATCGACTCGGCGGACTCGACGGCCCGATCTCGGCCGCCGACATCGACGATCGCGTCCGCGTCCACGCGGTCGCCGTCGGCACCCGCCACTCCGTTCCCGACGCGATCGACCTCGTCCCCGACGGCGACTCGATCACCGTCGAGCACCCCTACGACGTGCCCGACTGGGCCGAGGACGCCGTCGTCTACGAGATCTTCACCCGCCGATTCCCCGACCAGGACGACCCCACGTTCGACACGATCGCCGATCGCGTCGCCCACATGGCGGACCTCGGCGTCGACGCCGTCTGGATGACGCCGTTCGTCGAGACCGATCGGGGCTTCGGCACGCCGCCGGAGGAAGGCGGCCCCCACGGCTACCACACGGTCGACTACTTCTCGACCGATCCCGACCTCGGGACGATGGAAGACTTCGAGGCGCTCGTCGAGGAGTGCCACGAACACGACATCAAGGTCATCTTCGACCTCGTGATCAACCATACGGCCGACAGTCACCCGTTCTTCGAGGCCGCGACCGATCCCGACAACCCCGACCACGAGAAGTACGTCGACTGGTACCGCTGGACGGATCGGGACGCCCTCGAGGCGGAGTTCTACTTCGGCTGGGGCGGCATTCCGAACCTCAACTACGACAACCCCGAGGTGCGCCAGTTCTGTCTCGAGGTGATCGACTACTGGGTCGAGAAGGTCGACGGCATCCGGGCGGACGTCGGCTGGGGCGTCCCCAAGGGCTTCTGGCAGGAGATGTACGATCGGATCAAGCGCCACGATCCGGAGTTCCTCCTGCTCGACGAGACGATGCCCTACGACGTCGAGTACGCCGGCGGCCTGTTCGACGTCCACTACGACAACCACCTCCACGCGGCGCTCGGCGACGCCGCCGACGGGAACCCCGAGTCGATCCTCGACGCCGTCGAGCGCCGCCGCCAGGAGGGCGCACCCGACCACGCGCTGTTCCTCCAGTACATCGAGAACCACGACACCGATCGTTTCCTCGCGAGCCACGACGCCGAGTCCCAGCGCGCCGCCGCCGCGGCGACGTTCACGCTCCCGGGCGTGCCGATGCTCTACTACGGGCAGGAGACCGGCCTCTACGACTGGCGGGAGGCGATGAACTGGGGCGAGTTCGACGAGTACGTGCTCGACTTCTACGATCGCCTCGTCGATCTCTACCACGATCACCCGGCCTTCGGCGCACGGGGCCGACTCGAACGGATCGACTACGAGAGCGAGGAGGACGGGGCGCTCGCGTACGCCCGGTACGACCCCGACACCGACAGGCGTGCAGTCGTCTTCCTCAACTTCGAGACCGGTCCACAGACGATCACCGTCGGCGACTACGTCCACGAGGAGAACCTGCTCTCCGATTCGCCGGCGAACATCGAGTACGACGAGGAGACCGGGACCGCCGCGGTGACCGTCGGGACGGCCGTGGTGCTGGAAGCCGACGAACCCGAGGAATTCGTGCTCTCGAGCGACGCGCTCGTCGAGTGGCCCTCCGAGGAAGGCACCGACCACGGCCCCGGGAGCTACACCTACCCCGAGACCGACGAGATCCCCGAGGGCGAGTTCGATCTCGCGTCCGTGACGATCGAGGAGGGCGACGGCCACTACCGCATCGCCTACGAGTTCCAGAACGAACTCAGCGATCCCTGGAACGGCCCCCTGGGCTTTTCGCACCCGATGATGCAGGTCTACTTCCGGAACCCGGACGGCGAGGCGGGGACGACCGAGGCCCGAACCGGCGTCAACGCCGAGTTCGAGGCCGCCTACCACCACCGCGTCGTCGCCGACGGGTTCGTCGACGAGTTCCAGCCCCGCGTCGAGGACGCCGAGGGCACCCACGTCAGCGACGTCGAACTCCACTACGATCGCACCCAGGATCCGCGGACGATCAGGATGACCGTCCCCGACGACGGCCTCGACTACCTGCCCGAGGGCGAGGGGATGGCGCTCGTGTTCAGCATGGACGGCTACGGCGAGGGCCGCATCCGCCAGGTCGGCACCGACGGCGGCGACTGGTCGTTCGGCGGGGCGAACGGGTCCGACGCGCCGAACGTCATCGACATGGTGACGCCCGGCAACATCGACCAGTCCGAGGCGCTCGCCCACTCCGTGGACGAGGTCGCGACGATTCCGTTCGCCCCGATCGGGGACGACGTCGCGACCGACCCGGACGAGGAGACCGCGGACGAGACGGACGAGGGATCGTCCGCCATCCCCGGATTCGGCGTCGCCGCTGGCGCGGCCGGCGTCGCGGGCGGGGCCGCCTACGCCGCGTCGAACGCGCTCGGCGACGCCGACGAGAGCGACGCCGACGGGAGCGACGCGGCCGACGAGACCGAGTAG
- a CDS encoding MBL fold metallo-hydrolase: MRVTLLGTGDTTGTPTVGCDCDTCEAARERGVERTRFSVHVENGRIGESLLIDFSPDFRYQFLRDEVPLPDAAVITHVHFDHLDGLGNAFRVFDSLSVYAADETDPETGTSVAETVRSDYHYLDPIDVHPTTPFEPVRVCGFDVTLVPVDHPPLVCYGVVVEDPVTGAKLSLTGDTSYDVPDRSRETLADPDLLLADAIVPADLCEYHPIGGRHEGPDGVPRTFGTKHMTREGALALADELGADRTRLVHLAHYYPAEEAFAEPLAIDGEQYVLD; the protein is encoded by the coding sequence ATGCGCGTTACGCTGCTGGGAACCGGCGACACGACCGGCACGCCCACCGTCGGCTGCGACTGCGACACCTGCGAGGCGGCGCGAGAGCGCGGCGTCGAACGGACCCGGTTCTCGGTCCACGTCGAGAACGGTCGGATCGGCGAGTCGCTCCTGATCGACTTCAGCCCGGACTTCCGGTACCAGTTCCTCCGGGACGAGGTCCCCCTGCCCGACGCCGCCGTCATCACGCACGTCCACTTCGACCACCTCGACGGCCTCGGCAACGCCTTCCGCGTCTTCGACTCGCTTTCCGTCTACGCCGCCGACGAGACCGACCCCGAGACCGGGACGAGCGTCGCGGAGACCGTCCGCTCTGACTACCACTACCTCGATCCGATCGACGTCCACCCGACGACGCCGTTCGAACCGGTTCGCGTCTGCGGATTCGACGTGACGCTCGTCCCCGTCGACCACCCGCCGCTGGTCTGTTACGGCGTCGTCGTCGAGGACCCCGTAACGGGGGCCAAACTGTCGCTCACGGGAGATACGAGCTACGACGTTCCCGATCGATCGCGCGAGACGCTCGCCGATCCGGACCTCCTGCTGGCCGACGCCATCGTGCCCGCCGACCTCTGCGAGTACCACCCGATCGGAGGTCGCCACGAGGGGCCCGACGGCGTCCCGCGAACGTTCGGCACGAAACACATGACCCGCGAAGGCGCGCTCGCGCTGGCCGACGAACTCGGGGCCGATCGGACGCGACTGGTCCACCTCGCCCACTACTACCCCGCCGAGGAGGCGTTCGCGGAGCCGCTGGCGATCGACGGCGAGCAGTACGTCCTCGACTGA
- a CDS encoding ATP-binding protein, protein MSDAALDVVEFLLTTSVYSDDRRLDENDLPPSYRRVYWTGGVDDDESESGGERHRPAGISRPLSVTNSTAREATDVDQPWAAVSELMFTERDEFSGTITLADQDLAEQWFVERVDEERLLENPTLAKHFAEHDEYDVDHQTARDRNRPIQADRVWIDGLLNQYFDEEEDEEMLDLVEVRAPEEVEMSLDDLVLTDDQENELDKISKAIEHRDYLKDIGLREIGKLLFVGPPGTGKTSTAQALAQDMDLPFVEVKLSMITSQYLGETAKNVDKTFEVAKRLSPCILFIDEFDFVAKTRSSDEHAALKRAVNTLLKSIDNISLIEDDVLLIGATNHPDQLDDAAWRRFDEIINFPKPDYGMRADILRVITRTMDIDEFDPELVADATEGLTGSDLRMVLREAVLEALTEDRTQLTQDDLLEAVEEFEERDTLKNMDMMGGDHDALVAGGDLGKASDGGEPHDHDHSHDHDH, encoded by the coding sequence ATGAGTGATGCGGCGCTCGATGTCGTCGAGTTCCTGCTCACGACGAGCGTGTATTCGGACGACAGACGACTGGACGAGAACGACCTTCCGCCGTCGTACCGCCGGGTGTACTGGACCGGCGGTGTCGACGACGACGAGAGCGAGAGCGGCGGTGAGCGCCACCGACCCGCCGGGATCAGTCGTCCGCTCTCGGTGACCAACAGTACCGCGCGCGAGGCGACCGACGTCGATCAGCCGTGGGCGGCCGTCTCCGAGCTGATGTTCACCGAACGCGACGAGTTCTCGGGAACGATCACGCTCGCCGACCAGGACCTCGCGGAACAGTGGTTCGTCGAGCGCGTCGACGAGGAGCGACTGCTCGAGAACCCGACGCTCGCGAAACACTTCGCCGAGCACGACGAGTACGACGTCGACCACCAGACGGCGCGCGATCGGAACCGGCCGATCCAGGCCGATCGGGTCTGGATCGACGGCCTGCTCAACCAGTACTTCGACGAGGAAGAGGACGAAGAGATGCTCGACCTCGTGGAGGTTCGCGCCCCCGAGGAGGTCGAGATGTCGCTGGACGACCTCGTCCTGACCGACGACCAGGAGAACGAACTCGACAAGATCTCGAAGGCGATCGAACACCGCGACTACCTCAAGGACATCGGCCTGCGCGAGATCGGGAAGCTGCTGTTCGTCGGCCCGCCGGGGACCGGCAAGACGTCGACGGCGCAGGCGCTGGCCCAGGACATGGACCTGCCGTTCGTCGAGGTCAAACTGTCGATGATCACCTCGCAGTACCTGGGCGAGACGGCGAAAAACGTCGACAAGACGTTCGAGGTCGCGAAGCGACTCTCGCCGTGCATTCTGTTCATCGACGAGTTCGACTTCGTCGCCAAGACCCGGAGCAGCGACGAACACGCCGCCCTCAAGCGCGCGGTCAACACCCTCCTGAAGAGCATCGACAACATCTCGCTGATCGAGGACGACGTCCTGCTCATCGGCGCGACCAACCACCCCGACCAGCTAGACGACGCGGCCTGGCGGCGCTTCGACGAGATCATCAACTTCCCCAAGCCCGACTACGGCATGCGGGCCGACATCCTCCGGGTCATCACCCGGACCATGGACATCGACGAGTTCGATCCGGAACTCGTGGCCGACGCGACAGAGGGACTGACCGGCAGCGACCTCCGGATGGTCCTGCGCGAGGCCGTCCTGGAGGCCCTGACCGAGGACCGGACGCAACTGACCCAGGACGACCTGCTCGAGGCCGTCGAGGAGTTCGAGGAGCGCGACACCCTGAAGAACATGGACATGATGGGCGGCGATCACGACGCGCTGGTCGCCGGCGGCGATCTCGGCAAGGCGAGCGATGGTGGCGAGCCACACGATCACGACCACTCGCACGACCACGATCACTGA
- a CDS encoding phosphate uptake regulator PhoU — protein sequence METRKVQVTGGSTYTVSLPKTWATANDVASGSTVEIYTQDDTLIVTPQRESSHQEGTLDVASLDGEQLTRAVLTMYVSGFDVIRLEANRITTDQRRSIRSAIQGLIGVEIVDESSDSVVVQDLLDSSELSIVNAVTRMRLIATSMLEDAVTALVENDDDIAHDVVERDDDVDRLFLVVSRIFRATLRSPRAAEGLGVSREDCFDFHSSARQLERVADHAVKISQLALKLEEIPEDVAEALLDLHADAAEILEQSMDALFAEDGDEASDLGHEALESVLEIDEHTRQIDDMLRDLDPVRAQSLGLILDSLSRSADYGGNVAETALQKAAPRPGHR from the coding sequence ATGGAGACGCGCAAGGTCCAGGTGACCGGCGGATCGACGTACACCGTCTCGCTCCCGAAGACGTGGGCCACGGCCAACGACGTCGCCAGCGGATCGACCGTCGAAATCTACACGCAAGACGACACGCTGATCGTCACGCCGCAGCGCGAGTCGAGCCACCAGGAGGGGACGCTCGACGTCGCGTCGCTCGACGGGGAGCAACTGACTCGCGCCGTGCTGACGATGTACGTCAGCGGGTTCGACGTCATCCGTCTCGAGGCGAACCGGATCACGACGGACCAGCGTCGGTCGATTCGAAGCGCGATCCAGGGGCTCATCGGCGTCGAAATCGTCGACGAAAGTTCCGACTCCGTGGTCGTCCAGGACCTGCTCGATTCCTCGGAGCTGTCGATCGTCAACGCCGTCACGCGGATGCGCCTGATCGCGACCTCGATGCTCGAGGACGCAGTGACGGCGCTCGTCGAGAACGACGACGACATCGCCCACGACGTCGTCGAGCGCGACGACGACGTCGATCGGCTCTTCCTCGTCGTCTCGCGTATCTTCCGGGCCACCCTGCGATCGCCCCGGGCCGCCGAAGGGCTCGGTGTCTCTCGCGAGGACTGTTTCGACTTCCACTCGAGCGCGCGGCAACTCGAACGCGTCGCCGACCACGCCGTCAAGATCAGCCAGCTCGCGCTGAAGCTCGAAGAGATCCCCGAAGACGTGGCGGAGGCGCTACTCGACCTCCACGCGGACGCCGCCGAGATCCTCGAGCAGTCGATGGACGCGCTGTTCGCCGAGGACGGCGACGAGGCGTCCGACCTCGGCCACGAGGCTCTCGAGTCCGTCCTCGAGATCGACGAACACACCCGCCAGATCGACGACATGCTTCGCGACCTCGATCCCGTCCGGGCCCAGTCGCTCGGCCTGATCCTCGACTCGCTCTCCCGGAGCGCCGACTACGGCGGCAACGTCGCCGAGACCGCGTTGCAGAAGGCGGCCCCGCGGCCGGGACACCGGTGA
- a CDS encoding universal stress protein: MNVLLGLAGSDESVTALRRTIERTTEADDDLSVAVVQKPEADRSQDEMYRQADELLSSAGVEASIERLDGDPGSALVDYAEQGEFDQLVIGGGTLSPMGKIQLGPVTEFVLLNSPITVKLVR, translated from the coding sequence ATGAACGTGTTGCTGGGGCTCGCGGGAAGCGACGAGTCGGTCACGGCGCTCCGTCGGACGATCGAGCGCACGACCGAGGCCGACGACGACCTGTCCGTTGCCGTCGTCCAGAAACCCGAGGCGGACCGCTCGCAGGACGAGATGTATCGCCAGGCCGACGAACTCCTCTCGTCGGCCGGGGTCGAGGCTTCGATCGAACGCCTCGACGGCGACCCAGGCAGTGCCCTCGTCGATTACGCCGAACAGGGCGAGTTCGATCAACTCGTCATCGGCGGCGGGACGCTGTCACCGATGGGGAAAATCCAGCTCGGCCCGGTCACCGAGTTCGTCCTGCTGAACTCGCCGATCACGGTCAAACTGGTCCGATAA